In the genome of Pseudomonas sp. Teo4, the window TGGTGGCGCCGCCACCACGTCGCAGCACGCCGAGGACGCGTTCACCACCGTCAGCCGCCCCGAAGACTTGCAACGCGAGCTGGACGCCGCCAAGGCCCGTGGCCAATGGGTGATGCTCGACTACTATGCCGACTGGTGCGTGTCGTGCAAGGTCATGGAGAAACAAGTGTTCGCCCGTGGCGATGTACAGGCCAGCCTGGCCGGCGTGCACCTGTTGCGCCTGGACGTGACCGCAGATTCGCCGGCCAGCCGCGACCTGCTGCAACGCTACCTCGTACCCGGCCCGCCCAGCATCATCTGGATCGGCCCCGAAGGGCAGGAACGTCGGGCGCGGCGCATCACTGGTGAGGTGGATGCGCCGGCATTCCTGCAACACTGGACCCAGACCAGGAGCCAAGGTTGATGCTGACCGTCACCCTCGGGCCATTGACCATGGCCCTCAACCATCTGCTGATGCTCAGCGCCCTGGCCGTGGCCTGCCTGGTCGGCTGGTGGGTCGCCCGGCGCGGCGGCGAAAGCCCGGAGTCGGCACTGTTCAACCTGTTCCTGATCGGTTTGCTCTGCGCACGCCTGGGCTTCGTGCTGGCCTACTGGCCGATGTACCGCGATGACTGGGTACAGGTCATCGACATCCGCGACGGCGGTTTCCTGTTCTGGTCCGGCCTGGTCGGCATCGTACTGGCCGCCCTGTGGCAAGGTTGGCGCCAGCCTGGCCTGCGCCGCTCTCTGGCTTGGGCACTGTTCAGCGGCGCGCTGTTCTGGGGCTTGGCCAGCCTGGGCAGCCATCTGTACAGCAAGGGCACCGAGTTGCCAGACTTGAGCCTACGCAATGCCGGCGGGCAATCGGTGGCGCTGCACAGTTACCGTGGCAAACCGCTGGTGATCAATATCTGGGCCACCTGGTGCCCGCCCTGCCGCCGTGAGATGCCGGTGCTGCAGCAGGCCCAGGGC includes:
- a CDS encoding prolipoprotein diacylglyceryl transferase family protein, which codes for MLTVTLGPLTMALNHLLMLSALAVACLVGWWVARRGGESPESALFNLFLIGLLCARLGFVLAYWPMYRDDWVQVIDIRDGGFLFWSGLVGIVLAALWQGWRQPGLRRSLAWALFSGALFWGLASLGSHLYSKGTELPDLSLRNAGGQSVALHSYRGKPLVINIWATWCPPCRREMPVLQQAQGDYAHVTFLFVNQGETPENVSTFLATTGLSLTHVLFDGTGLLAQRVGSMALPTTLFYDADGRLIGSHLGELSRASLRHALEPFERAAEPAPAAQGK